One window of the Dromaius novaehollandiae isolate bDroNov1 chromosome 25, bDroNov1.hap1, whole genome shotgun sequence genome contains the following:
- the LOC112988074 gene encoding scaffold attachment factor B1-like isoform X2, with protein MAESQSAAGQGESASLCGSGAPSSEPETRRLSELRVIDLRAELRRRNLDSGGNKSVLMERLRKAIEEEGGNPDEIPVVSENIIKKTPKRSSKGRRPEEEGVEDNGLEEDSGDGQEDIEASLDNLQDIDMMDISVLDEAEIDNGNAVDCGEDYSADNILDSLCDSKENADAEMKELPDQPTEYAVGNLEASPQFSEIKEESREIPVVMVEVEDTGNSLDAVSSDLTVIKEIEELPLDPENEKILDILGETCKSELLNEETSEVEQPHAQEASNVVPGKRLAEEEDALAAAQLEEDALDLDSKSAQALARKEAKRLVVAKGETSEQTIEEEKPDSESLVVETLSDQSSKRSQGLEVSSGETAEKGAGPEAKDSKEDAKKTEDKANSEESPATKESSTSEGGDQKKSPVEDADTKIISKDEKGRTSSGSGRNLWVSGLSSSTRATDLKNLFSKYGKVVGAKVVTNARSPGARCYGFVTMSTSEEATKCISHLHRTELHGKMISVEKAKNEPAGKKPSDKKEGEARKEKDRHHSADSKSEKSAGIKKDEKMDKKDDAKKSEKDGKDEGKEKDEQRTGSSDRSRASKSASRGTERTVVMDKSKGEPVISVKTSTSKERSTKSQDRKSESKEKPDILSFDKIKEQRERERQRQREREIRETERRRERERREREQRLQAIHERDERQRLQRERERLEFQRQRLDRERLERERLERERMHIEQERRREQERIQREREELRRQQEQLRYEQERRSAMRRPYDPDARRDDPYWPEAKRMAMDDRYHSEFSRQDRFHDFDHRDRGRYQDHSLDRDGSRGIPDRDGQHYPDERHGGPDRHSRDSRDGWSGYGSDRRMTEGRGMPPQSRDGRDWGDHGRKLEGHQDRSWQGNVDGGMMGRDHERWQGGDRSMPGQSGPGHVMNRGGMSGRGGFTQGGNQSQIMQSSGIQGGFAGQDRPNRLTDPRFTRRY; from the exons GACGTAGACCAGAGGAAGAGGGAGTTGAAGATAATGGCCTGGAAGAGGATTCAGGAGATGGACAG gagGATATTGAAGCAAGTTTGGATAACTTGCAGGATATTGACATGATGGATATTAGTGTGTTAGATGAAGCTGAAATAGATAATGGCAATGCTGTAGATTGCGGAGAGGATTACAGTGCTGATAATATTCTTGACTCACTGTGTGATAGTAAAGAAAATGCTGATGCAGAAATGAAAGAACTTCCAGATCAGCCTACAGAATATGCTGTAGGTAACTTGGAGGCATCCCCacaattttcagaaattaaagaaGAATCAAGAGAAATACCAGTAGTGATG gtAGAGGTTGAAGATACTGGGAACAGTTTAGATGCTGTTTCATCTGATTTAACTGTAATAAAG gaaaTTGAAGAACTGCCTTTGGACCCAG aaaatgagaaaatactcGACATTTTGGGGGAAACTTGTAAATCTGAACTACTTAACGAAGAAACTTCCGAAGTGGAGCAGCCACATGCACAGGAAGCAAGTAACGTGGTGCCAGGCAAGAGGCTAGCCGAGGAAGAGGACGCTCTTGCTGCTGCTCAGTTGGAGGAAGATGCTTTAGATTTGGACAGCAAATCAGCACAAGCTTTGGCAAGGAAGGAAGCAAAGCGTTTAGTTGTAGCAAAAGGGGAGACAAGTGAACAGACAATAGAGGAAGAGAAACCGGACTCTGAATCTTTAGTGGTAGAGACCCTAAGCGATCAGAGTAGCAAGCGATCCCAAGGCCTGGAAGTCTCTAGTGGGGAAACAGCGGAAAAAGGCGCAGGTCCCGAAGCCAAAGATAGCAAAGAAGATGccaagaaaacagaagacaaagctAATTCTGAGGAATCCCCTGCTACTAAAGAGTCCTCAACCAGTGAGGGCGGTGATCAGAAaaagag CCCTGTTGAGGATGCAGATACAAAGATAATCTCAAAAGATGAGAAAG gCCGCACAAGTAGCGGTTCTGGCAGAAATCTGTGGGTTAGTGGACTTTCCTCCTCTACTAGAGCTACAGACTTGAAGAACCTTTTCAGCAAATATGGAAAG GTGGTTGGTGCAAAAGTAGTGACAAATGCTCGCAGTCCTGGTGCTCGCTGTTACGGCTTTGTTACAATGTCAACATCTGAAGAAGCCACCAAGTGTATTAGTCACCTCCACAGAACGGAGCTGCATGGAAAAATGATTTCTGTGGAAAAG GCAAAAAATGAACCAGCTGGGAAAAAGCCTTCAGACAAAAAGGAAGgtgaagcaaggaaggaaaaagacagaCACCATTCTGCAGATTCCAAGTCTGAGAA GTCTGCTGGTATTAAAAAGGATGAGAAGATGGACAAAAAGGATGATGCTAAGAAATCAGAGAAAGATGGAAAGgatgaaggaaaagagaaagatgaacAGAGAACTGGATCCTCAGATCGGTCTAGGGCAAGCAAATCAG caagTCGAGGAACTGAAAGGACGGTAGTAATGGATAAATCAAAAGGAGAGCCAGTTATCAGTGTGAAAACCTCTACATCAAAAGAGAGG AGTACAAAAAGTCAGGATCGCAAATCTGAGAGCAAAGAGAAGCCAGATATTTTATCATTTGATAAAATCAAAGAACAGCGAGAACGTGAACGTCAGAGGCAAAGAGAGCGAGAaatcagagaaacagaaagacgCCG agagagagagagacgagagCGAGAGCAGCGTCTTCAAGCCATTCATGAACGGGATGAAAGACAGAGGCTTCAGAGAGAGCGTGAGCGACTTGAATTTCAACGGCAGCGTCTTGACAGAGAGcgcttggagagagagagattggagagagagagaatgcacatagagcaggagaggagaagagaacagGAACGCATCCAGCGAGAGAGGGAAGAGCTGCGACGTCAGCAAGAACAGCTACGTTATGAACAAGAACGGCGGTCTGCGATGAGAAGGCCTTATGATCCTGATGCCAG GCGAGATGACCCGTACTGGCCAGAGGCAAAGCGAATGGCAATGGATGATAGATACCATTCTGAATTTAGTCGTCAGGATCGCTTCCATGACTTTGACCACAGGGATCGTGGTAGATACCAAGATCATTCTTTGGACAG aGATGGTTCAAGAGGAATACCAGATCGAGATGGGCAG CATTACCCAGATGAACGCCATGGAGGGCCTGATCGTCACTCCCGGGACTCCCGAGATGGTTGGAGTGGCTATGGGTCTGACAGAAGAATGACTGAAGGGAGAGGGATGCCTCCGCAATCCCG agatggACGTGACTGGGGAGATCATGGTCGAAAGTTAGAGGGGCATCAAGATCGTTCATGGCAGGGAAATGTGGATGGAGGAATGATGGGACGGGATCATGAGAGATGGCAAG gtggTGATAGAAGCATGCCTGGTCAGTCAGGACCAGGCCATGTGATGAATCGAGGAGGGATGTCAGG GCGTGGAGGCTTCACACAAGGTGGAAACCAGAGCCAGATAATGCAGAGTAGTGGAATACAAGGAGGGTTTGCAGGCCAGGATCGACCGAACAGACTGACTGATCCCCGTTTTACCCGCCGCTACTGA
- the LOC112988074 gene encoding scaffold attachment factor B1-like isoform X1, with amino-acid sequence MAESQSAAGQGESASLCGSGAPSSEPETRRLSELRVIDLRAELRRRNLDSGGNKSVLMERLRKAIEEEGGNPDEIPVVSENIIKKTPKRSSKGRRPEEEGVEDNGLEEDSGDGQEDIEASLDNLQDIDMMDISVLDEAEIDNGNAVDCGEDYSADNILDSLCDSKENADAEMKELPDQPTEYAVGNLEASPQFSEIKEESREIPVVMVEVEDTGNSLDAVSSDLTVIKEIEELPLDPENEKILDILGETCKSELLNEETSEVEQPHAQEASNVVPGKRLAEEEDALAAAQLEEDALDLDSKSAQALARKEAKRLVVAKGETSEQTIEEEKPDSESLVVETLSDQSSKRSQGLEVSSGETAEKGAGPEAKDSKEDAKKTEDKANSEESPATKESSTSEGGDQKKSPVEDADTKIISKDEKGRTSSGSGRNLWVSGLSSSTRATDLKNLFSKYGKVVGAKVVTNARSPGARCYGFVTMSTSEEATKCISHLHRTELHGKMISVEKAKNEPAGKKPSDKKEGEARKEKDRHHSADSKSEKSAGIKKDEKMDKKDDAKKSEKDGKDEGKEKDEQRTGSSDRSRASKSASRGTERTVVMDKSKGEPVISVKTSTSKERSTKSQDRKSESKEKPDILSFDKIKEQRERERQRQREREIRETERRRERERREREQRLQAIHERDERQRLQRERERLEFQRQRLDRERLERERLERERMHIEQERRREQERIQREREELRRQQEQLRYEQERRSAMRRPYDPDARRDDPYWPEAKRMAMDDRYHSEFSRQDRFHDFDHRDRGRYQDHSLDRRDGSRGIPDRDGQHYPDERHGGPDRHSRDSRDGWSGYGSDRRMTEGRGMPPQSRDGRDWGDHGRKLEGHQDRSWQGNVDGGMMGRDHERWQGGDRSMPGQSGPGHVMNRGGMSGRGGFTQGGNQSQIMQSSGIQGGFAGQDRPNRLTDPRFTRRY; translated from the exons GACGTAGACCAGAGGAAGAGGGAGTTGAAGATAATGGCCTGGAAGAGGATTCAGGAGATGGACAG gagGATATTGAAGCAAGTTTGGATAACTTGCAGGATATTGACATGATGGATATTAGTGTGTTAGATGAAGCTGAAATAGATAATGGCAATGCTGTAGATTGCGGAGAGGATTACAGTGCTGATAATATTCTTGACTCACTGTGTGATAGTAAAGAAAATGCTGATGCAGAAATGAAAGAACTTCCAGATCAGCCTACAGAATATGCTGTAGGTAACTTGGAGGCATCCCCacaattttcagaaattaaagaaGAATCAAGAGAAATACCAGTAGTGATG gtAGAGGTTGAAGATACTGGGAACAGTTTAGATGCTGTTTCATCTGATTTAACTGTAATAAAG gaaaTTGAAGAACTGCCTTTGGACCCAG aaaatgagaaaatactcGACATTTTGGGGGAAACTTGTAAATCTGAACTACTTAACGAAGAAACTTCCGAAGTGGAGCAGCCACATGCACAGGAAGCAAGTAACGTGGTGCCAGGCAAGAGGCTAGCCGAGGAAGAGGACGCTCTTGCTGCTGCTCAGTTGGAGGAAGATGCTTTAGATTTGGACAGCAAATCAGCACAAGCTTTGGCAAGGAAGGAAGCAAAGCGTTTAGTTGTAGCAAAAGGGGAGACAAGTGAACAGACAATAGAGGAAGAGAAACCGGACTCTGAATCTTTAGTGGTAGAGACCCTAAGCGATCAGAGTAGCAAGCGATCCCAAGGCCTGGAAGTCTCTAGTGGGGAAACAGCGGAAAAAGGCGCAGGTCCCGAAGCCAAAGATAGCAAAGAAGATGccaagaaaacagaagacaaagctAATTCTGAGGAATCCCCTGCTACTAAAGAGTCCTCAACCAGTGAGGGCGGTGATCAGAAaaagag CCCTGTTGAGGATGCAGATACAAAGATAATCTCAAAAGATGAGAAAG gCCGCACAAGTAGCGGTTCTGGCAGAAATCTGTGGGTTAGTGGACTTTCCTCCTCTACTAGAGCTACAGACTTGAAGAACCTTTTCAGCAAATATGGAAAG GTGGTTGGTGCAAAAGTAGTGACAAATGCTCGCAGTCCTGGTGCTCGCTGTTACGGCTTTGTTACAATGTCAACATCTGAAGAAGCCACCAAGTGTATTAGTCACCTCCACAGAACGGAGCTGCATGGAAAAATGATTTCTGTGGAAAAG GCAAAAAATGAACCAGCTGGGAAAAAGCCTTCAGACAAAAAGGAAGgtgaagcaaggaaggaaaaagacagaCACCATTCTGCAGATTCCAAGTCTGAGAA GTCTGCTGGTATTAAAAAGGATGAGAAGATGGACAAAAAGGATGATGCTAAGAAATCAGAGAAAGATGGAAAGgatgaaggaaaagagaaagatgaacAGAGAACTGGATCCTCAGATCGGTCTAGGGCAAGCAAATCAG caagTCGAGGAACTGAAAGGACGGTAGTAATGGATAAATCAAAAGGAGAGCCAGTTATCAGTGTGAAAACCTCTACATCAAAAGAGAGG AGTACAAAAAGTCAGGATCGCAAATCTGAGAGCAAAGAGAAGCCAGATATTTTATCATTTGATAAAATCAAAGAACAGCGAGAACGTGAACGTCAGAGGCAAAGAGAGCGAGAaatcagagaaacagaaagacgCCG agagagagagagacgagagCGAGAGCAGCGTCTTCAAGCCATTCATGAACGGGATGAAAGACAGAGGCTTCAGAGAGAGCGTGAGCGACTTGAATTTCAACGGCAGCGTCTTGACAGAGAGcgcttggagagagagagattggagagagagagaatgcacatagagcaggagaggagaagagaacagGAACGCATCCAGCGAGAGAGGGAAGAGCTGCGACGTCAGCAAGAACAGCTACGTTATGAACAAGAACGGCGGTCTGCGATGAGAAGGCCTTATGATCCTGATGCCAG GCGAGATGACCCGTACTGGCCAGAGGCAAAGCGAATGGCAATGGATGATAGATACCATTCTGAATTTAGTCGTCAGGATCGCTTCCATGACTTTGACCACAGGGATCGTGGTAGATACCAAGATCATTCTTTGGACAG aagaGATGGTTCAAGAGGAATACCAGATCGAGATGGGCAG CATTACCCAGATGAACGCCATGGAGGGCCTGATCGTCACTCCCGGGACTCCCGAGATGGTTGGAGTGGCTATGGGTCTGACAGAAGAATGACTGAAGGGAGAGGGATGCCTCCGCAATCCCG agatggACGTGACTGGGGAGATCATGGTCGAAAGTTAGAGGGGCATCAAGATCGTTCATGGCAGGGAAATGTGGATGGAGGAATGATGGGACGGGATCATGAGAGATGGCAAG gtggTGATAGAAGCATGCCTGGTCAGTCAGGACCAGGCCATGTGATGAATCGAGGAGGGATGTCAGG GCGTGGAGGCTTCACACAAGGTGGAAACCAGAGCCAGATAATGCAGAGTAGTGGAATACAAGGAGGGTTTGCAGGCCAGGATCGACCGAACAGACTGACTGATCCCCGTTTTACCCGCCGCTACTGA